The Streptomyces sp. NBC_01142 genome has a window encoding:
- a CDS encoding class I SAM-dependent methyltransferase, with translation MSETDAPRYAPEWLALREGADAAARAAELLDPLREHLADQVDPAAPMNPAGPARRDAGLTIRDLGCGSGSMGRWLAPRLNGPQHWILHDHDPGLLALAAAQMPRTAADGSRVTVTTERGDITRLTADGLTGTSLVTASALLDLLTRDELDALAAACAVAGCPALLALSVAGRVGLTPADPLDAEIADAFNAHQRRVDHGRRLLGPDAATAASDAFARHGLTVQVQASPWRLGADESALTAEWLRGWVGAARDQRPDLAPDADSYLQRRLAACEAGELRAVVHHSDVLALPGPTGGTA, from the coding sequence ATGAGCGAGACCGACGCACCTCGATACGCCCCGGAGTGGCTGGCACTGCGGGAGGGCGCCGACGCCGCCGCCCGCGCAGCAGAACTCCTCGACCCGCTGCGGGAACACCTGGCGGACCAGGTGGATCCGGCAGCCCCCATGAATCCGGCGGGTCCGGCGCGGCGGGACGCGGGGCTGACAATCCGCGATCTCGGCTGCGGCAGCGGTTCCATGGGGCGCTGGCTGGCCCCCCGGCTGAACGGTCCCCAGCACTGGATCCTGCACGACCACGACCCCGGCCTGCTCGCTCTGGCCGCCGCGCAGATGCCCCGTACGGCCGCCGACGGCAGCCGCGTCACGGTGACGACGGAACGCGGTGACATCACCCGCCTGACCGCGGACGGCCTCACCGGCACCTCGCTGGTGACGGCCTCCGCTCTCCTGGACCTGCTCACCCGCGACGAGTTGGACGCGCTCGCCGCGGCCTGTGCCGTGGCCGGCTGCCCTGCGCTGCTGGCGCTCTCCGTGGCGGGGCGGGTCGGTCTCACGCCTGCCGACCCGCTGGACGCCGAGATCGCCGACGCGTTCAACGCCCACCAGCGCCGCGTCGATCACGGCCGCCGGCTCCTGGGACCCGATGCCGCCACGGCGGCCTCCGATGCCTTCGCACGCCACGGCCTGACGGTGCAGGTGCAGGCCAGCCCGTGGCGGCTGGGCGCCGACGAGTCCGCGCTGACGGCGGAGTGGCTACGGGGCTGGGTCGGCGCCGCCCGTGACCAGCGGCCGGACCTCGCGCCGGATGCCGATTCGTATCTGCAACGCCGCCTGGCAGCGTGCGAAGCGGGTGAGTTGCGGGCCGTGGTGCACCACAGCGATGTGCTGGCCCTGCCCGGGCCGACGGGCGGCACCGCATGA